One segment of Pan paniscus chromosome 20, NHGRI_mPanPan1-v2.0_pri, whole genome shotgun sequence DNA contains the following:
- the WDR83 gene encoding WD repeat domain-containing protein 83, translating into MAFPEPKPRPPELPQKRLKTLDCGQGAVRAVRFNVDGNYCLTCGSDKTLKLWNPLRGTLLRTYSGHGYEVLDAAGSFDNSSLCSGGGDKAVVLWDVASGQVVRKFRGHAGKVNTVQFNEEATVILSGSIDSSIRCWDCRSRRPEPVQTLDEARDGVSSVKVSDHEVLAGSVDGRVRRYDLRMGQLFSDYVGSPITCTCFSRDGQCTLVSSLDSTLRLLDKDTGELLGEYKGHKNQEYKLDCCLSERDTHVVSCSEDGKVFFWDLVEGALALALPVGSGVVQSLAYHPTEPCLLTAMGGSVQCWREEAYEAEDGAG; encoded by the exons ATGGCTTTCCCTGAGCCAAAGCCGCGGCCTCCAGAGCTGCCGCAGAAACGGTTGAAGACGCTGGACTGCGGGCAGGGGGCAGTGCGAGCCGTACGATTTAATG TGGATGGCAATTACTGCCTGACGTGCGGCAGTGACAAGACGCTGAAGCTGTGGAACCCGCTTCGGGGGACGCTGCTGCGGACGTACAGCGGCCACGGCTACGAGGTGCTGGATGCGGCCGG CTCCTTTGACAACAGTAGTCTCTGCTCCGGCGGCGGGGACAAGGCGGTGGTTTTGTGGGATGTGGCATCAGGGCAGGTCGTGCGCAAATTCCGGGGCCACGCAGGG AAGGTGAACACGGTGCAGTTTAATGAAGAGGCCACAGTTATCCTGTCCG GCTCTATTGATTCCAGTATCCGCTGTTGGGATTGCCGCTCACGGAGGCCTGAGCCAGTGCAGACGCTGGATGAGGCCAGAGATGGCGTGTCCAGTGTGAAGGTGTCAGACCACGAGGTCCTGGCAGG CTCTGTGGATGGCCGCGTGAGACGCTATGACCTGAGGATGGGGCAGCTCTTCTCAGACTACGTGGGCA GCCCCATCACCTGCACCTGCTTCAGCCGGGATGGGCAGTGCACCCTGGTGTCCAGCCTGGACTCCACATTGCGGCTCCTGGACAAAGACACAGGGGAGCTGCTGGGCGA GTACAAGGGCCATAAGAACCAGGAATACAAGCTGGACTGCTGCCTGAGCGAGCGTGACACACATGTGGTCAGCTGTTCTGAGGACGGGAAGGTGTTCTTCTGGGACCTGGTGGAG GGTGCGCTGGCTCTGGCCCTGCCTGTGGGTTCCGGTGTGGTGCAGTCGCTGGCCTACCACCCCACAGAGCCCTGCCTGCTGACCGCCATGGGAGGCAGCGTCCAGTGCTGGCGAGAGGAGGCCTATGAGGCAGAGGATGGAGCAGGCTGA
- the WDR83OS gene encoding PAT complex subunit Asterix, translating into MSTNNMSDPRRPNKVLRYKPPPSECNPALDDPTPDYMNLLGMIFSMCGLMLKLKWCAWVAVYCSFISFANSRSSEDTKQMMSSFMLSISAVVMSYLQNPQPMTPPW; encoded by the exons ATGTCCACTAACAATATGTCGGACCCACGGAGGCCGAACAAAGTGCTGAG GTACAAGCCCCCGCCGAGCGAATGTAACCCGGCCTTGGACGACCCGACGCCGGACTACATGAACCTGCTGGGCATGATCTTCAGCATGTGCGGCCTCATGCTTAAG CTGAAGTGGTGTGCTTGGGTCGCTGTCTACTGCTCCTTCATCAGCTTTGCCAACTCTCGGAGCTCGGAGGACACGAAGCAAATGATGAGTAGCTTCAT gctgtCCATCTCTGCCGTGGTGATGTCCTATCTGCAGAATCCTCAGCCCATGACGCCCCCATGGTGA